GATTGGATTAAGGTTTCAATCCAACTAGACTGATTCTAGCTTGTATCTGTGTAACATTGGAAATGTATTGAGGACCAAAGTGAAGAAAATTGATCTACAATCTTGTTGTGAAGATTGATGTCttaatctgttggtgcaaaattattGGTGTAACATCTAAATTAGTAATATGCATCCTTAAACTTAACTAATAGTCTTTAAAATGTGTAAAGACAAAAAAATAAGTATGTTTTGTAGATTTCCTACATATACATCAAGTGATCAATAAATTTAATAAGTGAAATTTTCGAATTGTGTGATGCATTATAATTTAATTGATGTGAAGTGACATTCATTAGACTAGactacaaagaaaaatcatattgcatttgaaaaataattatattgataatttaaattgAAGTTCCATGCACTACTCCTAGAAGTTCGTCTTTTAAATCATAAGTCAAGCTCCTTCAATAGGGACATCCGAGGAAGTGCAACAATCTCTATGAAATACATGAAACAACGAACAATATACTGTTATACCAAGAGCTTGTCTGGTTGCTTAGCTCATGCAATGTCCATTCCCTAGGGGGTTTTCAAACTGTGAGTCATAGGGCCATGTATTAGAATCAAGTTATCCAACATAAGAATTTAGTTACTTTCATTTAGTAACTTATATATGCAATAAGACTTCAATATGCTGTGAATTGATTGCAAGAGATATCCATTTATAGAAATAAAAGCAACATGCATACAAGACAGAACTATATATAGTGCGGCATCAAACATACCCACATTATGAAATTGACAAGTAGGTGgaaagagattaaaaagaatGGCAACCATTtcaaagacttttttttttttaccgaaAAAAAGAAGACTTGATTTGGCTTTATGTCAAGGAGATCAACAATATGGGACAATTTTTTAGGTATACTTATGGAAAGTTTAATGGACTATaatgagaaaataaaaatctatatttgGTTTTTACTGGCTAAGATATGATAAAATCTTTTATCAAAGAAGAAGACCAAGCCATGTAAAATCATGTCAGACATATGCTATGACTTGAGAAAAGCTCCCTAGATGGATACATGAAACTCTGACATGTTTGAAGGAGCCGTTATATATAAGTGCTGTTATCTTCGCACTTTTGCCGATCAAACTGTTAGTGATCATGGGGTTCAACAAGACATAACTAAAAGCAGCCATGATACTTGGCTTCCAGCATGCGCAGGCCAAGCTAGTGCCAACCCGACTGGCCAATTAAGCCTAGCAGGGATCGGTAATGCTGCTAGAGAAGATCCTGGTGGTAGCACTAGCAGTTCCAGTACTTTACCAGCTGAGCCTATAAGACTAACACCAATCCGGCCTTCTCCCAGCTGGGCTATCCCTCCTCATCTTGCCAGTGGTATGCATGCTAAAGTTTTCTAATGCGGCAGTTTGTAACAATATTGACGACGGTTCCCCTTGCAGGTCATCGAGACCAAGCAATCACAATTGATGGCAATGATGGACCCTTTTTTCTTTTCGGAAGGCCACTACTTCCTCAAAGGTCTGCAGTACTGTGCGCCGGATCTGGTAAACAATTGAAGCGAAGGCATGACCAGAATGAGTTTATTATACCATTTGATCCGCAGCTACCTCTCCAAGACGCCAGGATCAAAGGTATGGCCCAAgcttctctcttccctctcatGCAGCATTTTAGCTTTCAGAAGATTCAGGTAAAATAAGAGAATGCTACGAGCTGAGCAGTAGTCACGATGGTTAAAAATATCCAGAGAACTTAAGCATACTCATGAGGGTGCAGCCAATTCTGTAAGATATGTAATAGAATATGGTATTGTTGTAAAATGCTAAAGTAATTCATCTTGTTCCAGTGGACTCCAGGGATGATATGCCTGAAATGCTCGGCCACAAGTGTGAGCTATGCAACATGGACCTAGCACTCAAGCCAACAGGGTCCCGTATTGATGCGGTTCCGGTGCATGTAGTCTTACCATGCGGTCATTCTTATCATAATCGTTGCTTTGAAGAAGCACATGGTTTCGTGGGCAGAAATGAAGATCCTCCATGCTTTCGCTGTTCCAATGGTGGAGCCCAAAGAAGGAACTAAGCTCCCATAATCAGGCACTTCTTCTCACTTCTGTGAGTTTGTTTCTTCCTAACATTTTCTTTGTTTCAAGTCTTCAGAGAAAATCTTAAAAGAGTGGTGGAACTGATATTGCTAGGATGCGTCAAACGACTTGAGCTCATGCATATCGTTTTTGTAGGCAACAAGGTGCATACATCAAGGTTGGTCTGGAAAGATGTGGTGATTATACATGTGCTGAAGCAATCTTATTTCTTCAGAAATTCTTAGTTTTCTGCAGTAGTATCATCAGTTCATAGAGAcggatttggatcaatttgtattGTATTACAATTATGATGTCAGGAGTCATCCAAGTTTGCAAAAGCAGAATCTTTCTTTTGGAACACTAATTTACTGTATTGTTAAATTAACCTGAAAAGACATACATCGATCTGTTTCAATGATGCAGACTCTGCAATTGAAGAAAATGCCATCCGTGAAACCAGTGGATTAGCCGTATCCGTAACTTCACATCGATGCAGTCAAAACCCTAATATTTGTACTACATAAGAATCAAATAAGTAAATAGGACAGTTGTGAGATAAGGTATACAAACTAGATGCATTGAGAGGGTGCTTGGCTAGGAAGAGTGAGGTTTTAGAATCGGAATAGGAATGGATGACTCCTATTACAATCGTTTGGTTGGGAAGAATCCATTCCAATTCCGGGATGGAATGGAAATGGCTCAATCTACATAGAACTTAAtctctattttcttctatggatttaagggggtgtttggttcgcaactgGAATCAAAATAGGAATGGGAATCGAAATGGTTtggaattggaatcggaatcagaatggtcAAATCTcccgaagcgtttggttcgtgaccggaatcgaaattggaatgaaaattgaatccatagaggagagtagggattgagttctatatagattaagACATTCTCATTCCATTTCGGAATCGGAATGAGATTCcttccaaccaaatggttggaatgggagtcacccattccgattctgattctagACCCTCACTCTTTCCAACCAAACACCTCttaaattttcattctaattccaattccgatttcgattttagTCATGAACCAAGCGCTTTAGAGGATTTgaccatttcgattccgattctaaGTCATTTTGATTCTCATTCTGGTTTTGATTTCGGCCGCGAACCAAGTAACCCCCAAGATCATACAAGGATTAGTTTTAGATGAGAAATAATTGTGCGGACCAAGGATGGAAACAGGACGGCAGTTGTTAGTCAAAGAAAAGCATGCATGTTCGAGCTGGACAAGGGTAGTGATTAGGATATCCCAaacaaaaggaggaaaaaagagtgCTTGTGCTATCATAAACAATGTATAAGAAGATTTAGAGGGTGTTTGATTCACAATCGGAATAAGAAtaagaatcgaaatcggaatggcttagaatcaaaatcggaatggtcaaatctttcgaagtgtttggttcatgatcagaatcgaaatcgaaattggaatgaaaaattgaatccatagaagaGAGTAGGAATTGAAGAGGTGTTTGGTAGGGGAgagtgggggtctggaatcggaatcggaatggatgactctcattcTAACCGTTTGGTTGAGAGGAGttccattctgattccgattccagggtggaatgagaatggctcaatttatatagaactcaatccctactctcctctatggattcaaattttcattctaatttcgattctgattccgattctgatcacgaaccaaatgcttcagaagatttggccatttcgattctgattccaagacattccgatttcgattctcatttcgatttcgattacgaaccaaacaccccctgaattctatatagattgagtcattctcattccatcccgaaatcgaaatcggaatggaactcctcctaaccaaatggttggaataagAGTcacccatttcgatttcgatttcagaaTCCCATGCCCCCCAACCAAACATCCCTTTAGTTTGTAAATGGACATCATTTACAAAGAAAACGAAACAATGTATAAGAAGGATGATTTAACCTGTGTTCATGTAATTTATGACATCAGCTTAAGTGTTTGTGCTATCATAAACAGCATCAATCTTCATGGTTCCTTGCATCCATGGATATTTTCCTTACATTTTTTGAGCATCAGTTTTCATGAGCTTTTCTTTTCAATGTGTACATTGGCCATTGGAAGCCTTTAAGTCTGATAACATCGGAAAGTTGGATATATACAAATAATATGTGAAAGATAACCCATCTTCACACCCCTCCACGGCAACCCCAAGGGGCAAAAGAAAAGTTCCATTCATGTAAGTACAGTAAATCTACCTTCATGTCAGGCAAGATCAAGAAAGATTTGAAGGAATGGTGTCAGGTAGCATGGCAACTGctgctatgaaatatttattggaAATAACTAAACATAATCGTGCGTGAGTCTTAGAGTCCAAGTACTATATTTTCTAGAATCCAAAGATGCTATTTCCTATAGTTAAAGGATCAAATTTGAATGTTTCCAAGAGTCCTCGTTTCAAAAGTCAAAGTACGATTAATGTTGTGAGTTTGTTTCAGGAGAATAGAGatcaaaaaattaatgtaataagTTTTTCTAAGAAAATTGGAACTAAGAGAATTAATATTATGAGTCTTTCCAAGAGAATTGGGACTAGGAGAATTAATAATCGGATTGAAATTATTTGTCTAAATTTGAAGAGTCATATGTTCATATGTGGTGATATGTATAGCTCAGAAAGACTCCGAagtctatacatacatacaaaaatacatacatatatacatatatacatatacaaacatacatacacatatatatatacctacacacacacacaaatatatatatatatacatacatatatatatatatacacacacacacatacatacatacatacatacatacatacatacatacatatatatatatatatatatatatatatatatatatatatatatatatatatatatatatgtatgtatgtatgtatgtatatatatgtatgtatgtatatgtatgtatatatatgtatgtatgtatgtatgtatgtatgcatgtatgtatgaatgtatgtgtgtgtgtgtgtgtgtgtgtgcatatatgtatgtatgcgtacacacacacacacatacatacatagatatatatatatatatacaaacatacacacacacacacacacacacacatacatacatacatacatacatacatacatatatacacacacacacacacacacacacatacacacatacatacatacatacatacatacatatacacatacatacatacatacatataaatacacacacacacatacatatatatatacacatatatatatatatacatatatatgcacatatatacaaatatatatatatatatatatatatatatatatatatatatacacaaatatatgtctgtgtatacatatatagatatatatacatatatatatctacacacacacacacacacacacatatatatatatgtacatatatatatacacacacacacacacacatatatatatatatgtatatatatatatgaacaaatatacgtgcatatatatatatatatatatatatatatatatat
The DNA window shown above is from Elaeis guineensis isolate ETL-2024a chromosome 8, EG11, whole genome shotgun sequence and carries:
- the LOC140850950 gene encoding uncharacterized protein, giving the protein MFEGAVIYKCCYLRTFADQTVSDHGVQQDITKSSHDTWLPACAGQASANPTGQLSLAGIGNAAREDPGGSTSSSSTLPAEPIRLTPIRPSPSWAIPPHLASGHRDQAITIDGNDGPFFLFGRPLLPQRSAVLCAGSGKQLKRRHDQNEFIIPFDPQLPLQDARIKVDSRDDMPEMLGHKCELCNMDLALKPTGSRIDAVPVHVVLPCGHSYHNRCFEEAHGFVGRNEDPPCFRCSNGGAQRRN